A portion of the Acidisarcina polymorpha genome contains these proteins:
- a CDS encoding lactonase family protein: protein MQRIAVRVLSSLLVIILSAPVMAEDMFVYFGSHGSGPHIGFSLAHFDTETGKLTEPVFLEEAVAPAYFIIRPDGRRLYTCNSFPGSSVSAYAIDPATAKLTLLNRQPSGGGDPSYVSLDPSGRYLMVANYLGGSAAVFALRHDGSIGRRTAFVQHVGASLDPNDPRHAHAHSIRFDPSHRFVLLADLGLDKIFVYRLNPKTGALTPNDPPFATVAPGSGPRHIAFDPRDRYVYAINQTANSIVGFGWDSNRGILTRFETVSTLPKGFKGENTGSEILMHPSGKFLYATNRGNNSVAVFSVQADTGRLTPVQYISTQGKTPRNADFDPTGKWLLVTNKDSNNAVVFRIDQSTGQLTQNGDPISVPAPFCERFLPAGK, encoded by the coding sequence ATGCAACGGATTGCCGTTCGCGTCCTTTCAAGTCTTCTTGTAATTATTCTTTCTGCTCCGGTCATGGCCGAAGATATGTTTGTATACTTCGGATCGCACGGAAGTGGGCCGCATATAGGGTTCTCGCTTGCGCACTTTGATACCGAGACGGGGAAGCTGACCGAACCTGTCTTTCTCGAAGAAGCAGTGGCGCCTGCGTATTTTATTATTCGACCGGACGGCAGACGTCTTTATACCTGCAACTCGTTTCCGGGCAGTTCGGTGAGCGCGTACGCGATCGATCCTGCCACTGCCAAACTGACGCTTCTAAACCGGCAACCGAGTGGAGGGGGCGACCCTAGCTACGTAAGCTTGGACCCAAGCGGACGGTATTTGATGGTTGCTAATTATCTCGGGGGGAGTGCCGCGGTATTCGCGCTGCGCCACGACGGCAGCATTGGCAGGCGTACGGCGTTTGTTCAGCATGTTGGAGCCAGCCTGGATCCCAATGATCCAAGGCATGCCCATGCGCACTCGATTCGCTTCGATCCTAGTCATCGATTTGTGCTGTTGGCCGATCTCGGACTGGATAAAATTTTCGTTTATCGTCTGAACCCGAAGACGGGCGCGCTGACGCCGAACGATCCGCCATTCGCGACCGTTGCACCCGGTTCGGGCCCGCGCCACATCGCGTTCGATCCGCGCGACCGCTATGTGTATGCAATCAACCAGACAGCCAATAGCATTGTTGGTTTCGGATGGGATTCAAATCGCGGTATCCTGACCCGATTCGAGACTGTATCCACGCTCCCGAAAGGCTTTAAGGGTGAGAATACGGGATCTGAAATCCTCATGCATCCAAGCGGTAAATTTCTCTACGCCACCAACCGTGGGAATAACAGTGTCGCGGTGTTTTCCGTCCAAGCGGATACGGGGCGCCTTACACCTGTACAGTACATCTCAACCCAGGGCAAAACGCCACGAAATGCCGACTTCGACCCCACGGGCAAATGGCTGTTGGTGACCAATAAGGACAGCAACAATGCCGTGGTTTTCCGGATTGATCAATCAACTGGTCAACTGACTCAGAACGGAGACCCAATTTCGGTCCCGGCTCCGTTTTGCGAGAGATTTCTTCCGGCAGGGAAGTGA
- a CDS encoding Rid family hydrolase: protein MNESTNLLETLAHTPVEKRAITNHGVLNEAYAYAKPSSFSRGMRIELNGFTILLISGTASIDENGKSVHVGDFRAQMRRTLENIRGLLESEGCTWHDIVRTTCYLRDIERDYEAFNEERTAYFAERGLDPLPASTGIQAILCRPELLVEIEAIAMFKTVNSAS, encoded by the coding sequence ATGAATGAATCAACCAATTTACTTGAAACGCTTGCTCACACTCCCGTGGAGAAGCGTGCCATTACCAATCACGGCGTGCTCAACGAAGCGTACGCGTATGCCAAACCCAGTTCGTTCTCGCGAGGCATGCGCATCGAGCTGAATGGGTTCACAATCCTGCTGATCTCGGGGACGGCATCGATCGACGAAAATGGCAAGAGCGTGCACGTTGGCGATTTTCGCGCGCAGATGCGGCGCACCCTGGAAAATATTAGGGGCCTACTGGAGAGCGAAGGCTGCACCTGGCACGATATCGTGCGCACTACATGCTACCTGCGCGACATTGAACGAGATTACGAAGCATTCAATGAAGAACGCACTGCTTACTTCGCGGAGCGGGGGCTTGACCCGCTGCCTGCCTCGACCGGGATTCAGGCAATACTCTGCCGGCCGGAACTCCTGGTGGAGATTGAAGCCATCGCCATGTTCAAGACAGTGAACAGTGCCTCATGA
- a CDS encoding GH92 family glycosyl hydrolase gives MATISISKGNCLSAVLISIMVVPHALSQRQPVDYVNSLIGTAPMTDKEYLGNNPAPGEELYSGTVNPCAMVPDPGGYLCVGPVTGFDGAYHVRGSGYRFDDATIMGFTQMNGEYSNENRLLFMPTIGPIKTSPGSRKDPSSGYRSTRDTQSEKGSAGYYSVLLTTYGIKVELTATAHCGFHRYTFPVSRQANILIDMANSRPAVSNASLSVIDKHTIEGFQTGGTSTVYFRAEFNRDFTSSGTWKSGVLAPNSSQVSGTPVGAYASFNTSPSEPVLVKVGTSTISLADAAANLKEEIPSGTRFEAITSQARTLWSQILDRMLVEGGSEGDRTNFYTAVYRMAAGPKYSWFPFYDANGMLLARGEDWASQRVANKGGFWGWHWGGGYWGPGNVSSLLGLYKMGVYGIDLDAAYKELRNQALNGGGAAGEAYRRYGYIPADSGVNDYVNRSIGLSLDDRALSELAKLTGNETDSEFFFKRSQSYKALYDASLGFFAPRRADGSWILPLDPAEPHAEDMYREGNAWNYLWFNTGDIPGLIELLGGPQKFAARLDTFFTERYNPRVPLRDLTGVVGLYFHGNEQYRHIPYLYDYVGQPWKTQALVRRIQSDLYRPIPAGLCGMDDFGDLEGWYVTSALGYVQVDLASKYYQIGSPLFPKVTIQLPGEHPGTFTILANHVSNSNKYIQSARLNGRPLNVPRFTQLDMGPGGSLVFEMGSTPNFNWGAEEP, from the coding sequence TTGGCAACGATAAGCATATCGAAAGGCAACTGCCTGTCAGCTGTTTTGATCTCAATTATGGTCGTTCCGCATGCACTCTCTCAGCGACAGCCGGTCGACTATGTAAACTCGCTCATCGGTACAGCTCCGATGACCGATAAGGAGTACTTGGGCAATAATCCCGCTCCGGGTGAGGAACTATATTCCGGAACCGTAAACCCGTGTGCCATGGTTCCAGACCCAGGCGGATATCTATGTGTTGGCCCTGTAACCGGCTTTGACGGCGCGTATCATGTGCGCGGGTCGGGGTATCGCTTTGATGATGCAACAATAATGGGCTTCACTCAAATGAATGGCGAGTATAGCAATGAAAACAGGCTATTATTCATGCCGACCATTGGCCCAATAAAGACGAGCCCTGGCAGCCGAAAAGATCCCTCTTCGGGCTATCGGTCGACCAGAGATACGCAAAGCGAGAAGGGATCGGCTGGATATTATTCCGTACTCCTTACAACTTATGGCATAAAAGTGGAGCTTACTGCTACGGCGCATTGTGGTTTTCATCGCTACACGTTTCCCGTTTCCCGGCAAGCCAATATTCTCATCGACATGGCCAACTCGCGGCCGGCGGTTTCGAATGCCTCCCTGTCCGTAATAGATAAGCACACTATCGAAGGTTTTCAAACGGGCGGAACTAGCACTGTTTACTTTCGTGCGGAGTTTAATAGGGACTTCACGTCTTCGGGGACCTGGAAGAGCGGCGTCTTGGCCCCGAATTCTTCTCAGGTGAGTGGAACTCCCGTGGGAGCTTATGCCAGCTTCAACACCTCGCCGAGCGAGCCGGTCCTTGTCAAAGTAGGCACATCCACCATTAGTCTTGCCGACGCCGCAGCCAATCTTAAGGAAGAAATACCATCGGGTACGAGGTTTGAGGCGATTACGAGCCAAGCTAGGACCCTTTGGAGCCAGATATTAGATCGAATGCTAGTTGAAGGCGGCTCCGAAGGGGACCGAACAAACTTTTACACGGCTGTATATCGCATGGCAGCAGGTCCCAAATATTCCTGGTTCCCGTTCTACGATGCCAACGGAATGCTTCTTGCTCGAGGTGAAGATTGGGCATCGCAGCGAGTTGCCAATAAGGGGGGATTTTGGGGGTGGCATTGGGGCGGGGGCTATTGGGGACCTGGAAATGTCTCGAGTCTGCTGGGGTTGTACAAAATGGGAGTCTATGGCATCGACCTCGATGCGGCGTATAAGGAGCTACGCAATCAGGCGTTGAACGGAGGCGGCGCCGCGGGCGAAGCCTATCGACGTTACGGGTATATACCTGCCGACTCTGGGGTGAACGACTACGTCAATCGCTCTATAGGGTTATCTCTCGATGATCGTGCTCTTTCAGAACTAGCTAAACTGACTGGCAATGAGACTGATTCCGAGTTCTTCTTTAAGCGTTCGCAGAGCTATAAGGCGCTTTACGACGCATCGTTGGGGTTTTTCGCGCCACGTCGCGCGGACGGGTCGTGGATTCTTCCGCTGGATCCGGCGGAGCCTCACGCAGAGGACATGTATCGGGAGGGAAATGCGTGGAATTACTTGTGGTTCAATACGGGGGACATACCTGGACTTATCGAGTTGCTGGGTGGTCCTCAGAAGTTTGCTGCAAGGCTAGACACATTCTTCACCGAACGCTACAACCCCAGAGTGCCTCTTCGCGACCTGACGGGAGTAGTCGGCTTATATTTTCATGGAAACGAGCAGTATAGGCACATCCCATATCTTTACGACTATGTTGGACAACCTTGGAAAACTCAGGCACTTGTTCGAAGAATCCAGAGCGATCTGTACCGGCCTATACCCGCCGGACTATGCGGCATGGACGATTTCGGAGATCTGGAGGGTTGGTATGTAACTAGCGCGCTTGGTTACGTCCAAGTCGATCTCGCAAGTAAATATTATCAGATAGGAAGTCCACTGTTCCCAAAAGTGACAATCCAGCTGCCAGGTGAGCATCCCGGCACCTTTACTATTCTGGCAAATCACGTATCGAACTCGAACAAGTACATTCAGTCTGCCAGGTTGAATGGTAGACCGCTTAACGTTCCGCGCTTTACGCAACTCGATATGGGCCCCGGAGGCAGCCTCGTCTTCGAGATGGGATCAACACCTAACTTTAATTGGGGAGCGGAAGAGCCTTAG
- a CDS encoding glycoside hydrolase family 2 TIM barrel-domain containing protein has protein sequence MLIGFTRRDFLSSAAKAVVASRLPVNVDSESATEIILPLRRTNFDDNWTFLKGDVQGAHLPEFNDENWNKTNLPHDWSIEGPFSKDAPGGATCAYLPTGIGWYRKQFTLPRASAGRKIAIQFDGVYQRSEVWINGHWLGMRPYGFISFVYDLTPYLRVGHQPNVLAVRVDNSLQPNVRWYSGSGIYRHTWLINTTPVHIAHWGTCVRTPQIDGKSAIVEVTTRVQNGLLQAAPSSLRTFIQDNDGKTIQEATTNAEIDADGDFVFTQRIEILSPTLWSTDVPYLYSVVQELEHNGHGVDTTTTPFGVRSICFDVDKGFLLNNERVKLNGVCLHGDAGAVGTAVPERMWQRRLSLLKEMGCNAIRCSHNPPAPEFLDLCDTMGFMVMFDAFDEWRVGKSQTPLYGYHKYFDEWSHRDLKCMILRDRNHPSIVIWTAGNEVPDQGSLRGVATLRGLKKILQTEDPTRPVTVACDGIAADPAGALPEFLAEQDVVGYNYVDRWRDRREKFYSIDRHQFPDRRFIGTESVALRGARGNYRIGAEAALYVDKSTNLLVEVEQLQKFIQTYDYVSGDFMWTGIDYLGEALWPAKATSSGVLDTCGFRKDSYYFYQSLWAKTPVLHLSPHWNWKGHEGLVISIICYTNCDTVELFVNGKSWGVKGYAFPRPGMEKRYGNYPARAKVLQTTADLHLSWDVPYEAGTLKAIGVKEGKVVSTVEVSTTGEPSRLLLSADRQTLDADRRDVVHVTVEIQDSDGRRVPTANSVVTLQVHGGGRLLGMDNGDPESHEDYRAAQHRAFNGLCLALIGPTDRAGDIEIAASSPGLAQTTLRLTTRRLKSSSTVG, from the coding sequence ATGCTTATCGGATTTACGCGCCGCGACTTTTTGAGCAGTGCGGCGAAGGCAGTGGTCGCTTCGAGGTTGCCTGTCAATGTCGATTCAGAAAGCGCTACAGAAATCATTCTGCCGCTCCGCCGAACTAACTTCGATGACAATTGGACATTCTTAAAGGGAGACGTACAAGGGGCCCACCTACCCGAGTTTAATGACGAGAACTGGAACAAGACCAATTTGCCTCACGACTGGAGCATCGAAGGTCCCTTCAGCAAAGATGCTCCAGGGGGCGCCACATGTGCTTATCTGCCGACGGGGATCGGCTGGTATCGGAAGCAATTCACACTGCCACGTGCCTCAGCCGGGCGAAAAATAGCCATTCAGTTCGATGGCGTTTACCAGCGAAGTGAGGTCTGGATCAACGGTCACTGGCTGGGAATGCGTCCTTATGGCTTCATCAGTTTCGTTTACGATCTCACGCCGTATCTGCGGGTGGGTCACCAGCCGAATGTTCTCGCTGTTCGCGTCGATAATTCTTTGCAGCCAAATGTGAGATGGTATTCCGGCTCAGGCATATACCGGCATACTTGGTTGATCAACACGACGCCCGTCCATATTGCGCACTGGGGAACCTGCGTCCGCACTCCTCAAATCGACGGCAAGAGCGCAATCGTAGAAGTCACAACCCGCGTGCAGAATGGTCTTCTGCAAGCGGCTCCATCTTCGCTTCGTACTTTCATTCAAGACAATGATGGTAAGACGATACAAGAGGCTACAACGAATGCTGAAATTGACGCAGATGGCGATTTTGTCTTTACCCAACGTATCGAGATACTGTCCCCGACACTTTGGTCGACAGATGTGCCTTATCTTTATTCCGTTGTTCAGGAGCTGGAGCACAACGGGCACGGTGTGGACACGACAACGACACCTTTCGGTGTACGCTCCATCTGTTTTGACGTTGATAAAGGATTTCTGCTGAACAATGAGCGCGTCAAGTTGAATGGAGTTTGTCTTCACGGAGACGCCGGCGCGGTGGGGACGGCCGTTCCCGAGCGGATGTGGCAACGGCGGCTTAGTCTGCTCAAAGAGATGGGATGCAATGCGATTCGCTGCAGCCATAATCCTCCGGCGCCAGAGTTTCTCGATCTATGCGACACGATGGGTTTCATGGTCATGTTTGATGCCTTTGACGAATGGCGTGTGGGTAAGTCACAAACACCGCTATATGGCTATCACAAGTATTTTGATGAATGGTCGCATCGTGATTTGAAGTGTATGATCCTGCGCGATCGCAATCACCCATCTATTGTTATCTGGACGGCTGGGAACGAGGTGCCCGACCAGGGTTCGCTGAGGGGAGTCGCAACTCTGCGCGGATTGAAGAAAATTTTGCAGACGGAAGATCCGACGCGCCCAGTCACCGTGGCTTGTGACGGGATCGCTGCCGATCCCGCCGGGGCGTTGCCAGAGTTTTTAGCCGAGCAAGATGTGGTGGGATACAACTATGTAGACCGCTGGCGTGACAGACGGGAGAAGTTCTATAGCATTGATCGGCATCAGTTTCCTGATCGACGGTTTATTGGAACGGAAAGCGTCGCGTTAAGAGGCGCGCGCGGGAACTATAGGATTGGTGCAGAAGCAGCCCTATATGTTGACAAAAGCACCAACCTGCTTGTCGAGGTCGAGCAGCTACAGAAGTTCATCCAAACATACGACTACGTGAGCGGCGATTTCATGTGGACAGGAATCGATTACTTAGGCGAGGCGTTATGGCCCGCAAAAGCTACGTCAAGCGGGGTGCTCGATACTTGCGGTTTCCGGAAGGACAGCTACTACTTCTATCAAAGCCTGTGGGCAAAGACGCCAGTGCTTCATCTTTCTCCGCATTGGAATTGGAAGGGGCATGAAGGCTTAGTCATTTCGATTATCTGCTACACCAACTGCGATACGGTTGAGCTCTTTGTGAATGGAAAGAGCTGGGGAGTAAAGGGTTATGCATTTCCAAGACCAGGGATGGAAAAACGATACGGAAATTATCCGGCGCGCGCGAAGGTATTGCAAACCACGGCAGACCTCCATTTGTCGTGGGATGTTCCGTACGAAGCCGGAACTCTGAAGGCCATAGGCGTCAAAGAGGGAAAGGTCGTCAGCACTGTAGAAGTTTCGACAACTGGAGAACCGTCACGTCTACTTCTATCCGCAGATCGGCAGACGCTTGACGCTGATCGCCGCGATGTGGTTCACGTTACAGTGGAAATTCAGGACAGTGATGGGCGCCGCGTGCCTACCGCTAATAGTGTCGTGACCTTACAGGTCCATGGAGGAGGCCGGCTTCTCGGCATGGATAACGGTGATCCAGAAAGCCATGAAGATTACAGAGCCGCGCAGCATAGGGCGTTCAATGGCCTGTGCCTTGCCCTCATCGGTCCGACGGATCGCGCGGGCGATATTGAAATTGCGGCATCTTCCCCAGGTTTAGCGCAAACAACTCTTAGGTTGACGACCCGACGCTTGAAGTCGTCGTCGACGGTCGGCTAA